The following nucleotide sequence is from Paenibacillus andongensis.
GGATACGTCCATGCCATGCATAAACATTTATGGGGGGACTACCATTACCTCATCAAGGGAAAAGATGAAAACAACCAACTGATATTGGAAGGCGGTTGGCAAAATAATCGGCAAATGGGCATGCACGACAACTATCGTTATGTGGAAAACATTTTCGAGGAACTGGATGCTCCGGGTGAATGGTTTCACAACGAAAAGAACGGGACTCTTTATGTATATCCTTATCCGGGAACGAATTTGCATGAGGCATTAATCGAAGGAGTTCGGCTCGCACATTTGGTTGAATTCGTCGGCAGCGAGGATGCTCCAGTTCGGCATATACAGCTAAGAGGGTTTACGTTTAAGCATGCGGCGAGAACCTTTATGGAAAACAAAGAGCCTCTTCTTCGCAGCGATTGGACCACGTACCGAGGTGGAGCAGCGTTGCTGCGCGGTACGGAGGATTGTACGATCGCGGATTGCACCTTTGAACAGTTGGGAGGGAATGCCGTCTTTGTAGACAGTTATAATCGAAACCCCATCATCAAGGGGTGTCGGATTTCGAATGTAGGCGCGAGCGGAATCGCTTTCGTCGGTGATCCGGAGGCTGTTCGCAGTCCGTTGTTTGAATTTAATGAACGTCAGAAGCTTCAGGACATCGATCAAACGCCAGGGCCGAAAACGAACCATTATCCTGCGGGCGCTTTGGTCGAGGATTGTTTGATCTATCGAGTTGGGCGTGTGGAAAAACAGTCCGCTCCCGTACAAATATCCATGGCGATGGACATTACGGTACGTCATTGCAGCATTTACGAGGTGCCCAGAGCGGGGATTAATATTTCTGAAGGGACCTTCGGCGGTCATGTGATTGAACACTGCGATGTATTTGATACCGTTTTGGAGACAGGCGATCATGGTTCGTTCAACTCGTGGGGACGGGATCGATATTGGCTTCTGGAAGATGTGGATATGGATCAAATCAATTCGGACAGCGAATCGGAGATCAGTACTTTGCCCATTTTGGATATGGTGAGACCGATTACCCTCCGGAATAACAGATGGCGCTGCGATTATGGGTGGGATATCGATCTTGACGATGGCTCGACCTGGTACCATATATACGACAATTTGTGTTTGGCCGGCGGGATTAAGCTGCGGGAGGGATTTTACCGGATATGTGAAAATAACATCATGGTGAATAATTCCTTCCACCCTCATGTCTGGTTTCGGGGAAGCCGGGATATTTTTCGCCATAATATTGTTCTTGCCGAATATGCTCCAATTCGGGTACCGAAACCTTGGGGACAACTATGCGATTGGAATCTGCTTCACGAGGCCGACGGATTGGAGCCGAAACCGGCTTCGCAGTTACAAGAACAGAGCGGTACGGATGTGCATTCGCTGATCTCCGATGCATTGTTTGTCGATCCTACCACTGGAAATTATAAGGTGCGTGACGGTTCGCCGGCTCTTGGCGTAGGCTTCCGCAATTTCCCCATGGATCAATTCGGGGTGCAAAAGCCGGAGTTGAAAAGGATCGCGCGAACGCCAAGGCTTCCTGAGCTTGGAACCATGGCAAGCGAATCTGGCCGTCTGCCGCAGCATACCCGGTGGGGGCAGTGCAAAGTAAAGAACATCGTTGGAATGGGGGAAGTGTCCGCTGCCGGATTGCCGGCGGAAACAGGGGTACTCATTGAAACAATGCCATGGGGCAGTTGGCAAATGGAGCAAGGCTTCCAAGTTGCGGACGTGATTTTGGAGCTGAACGGGAAAAAGGTGGATACGGTCGACGATTTATTGGGGTTGTATAATACGATCACTTCAGGGAATAGCTTTCGTGTTAAGGTATTTCGTGGCCAGAGAGAAGTAGAAATGACAGGCGTGAAACTACTCTAAAAGGAAATTATGACGAAGGGGCCGTATACGCATAATGAACTTGGCACTGGAAACTGTTTTTTGGAATATCCCATTTCCCCACATAAACACTTGATATTGAATAACGAACTTTATTTTCTTTCATCATTTGAAAAGGGAAAATAAAGATCTTTCATGGAAAATAAATTTCTTTCAAGGTGTTTGCAATTGTAATCAACAAGACACCACACCCAGGCTGCGAAATTGCACCCTGGGTGTGGTGTCTTGTTTTATTCAATGAAAGAGGGAGGTTAGCGATATCATTCAAACGGGGGATTTATTAATTGATTTTCAGTAGTGGGTATCTTCTCTAAAGAAGTGAAATTATTAGGAAAATCTATAATGAAACCAAGCATTTTGCTTAGCAAGTGCTACCATCGCACCGGGACCGGATAAGATGAGTGTGGACACAACAGAAGTAATCATTAAGAGTCCGAGCTGAGTTCCCGTTATTTTTTCGGAAACCTGCATTCATTTCACTTCATTCCAACATATTTTCCCATTCGCACTTCACTTTCATACCGAGGGTCGCGAACACTTAGACCAGCCTTAAACAACTGGTAAGGGAGACCTGTCCGACATGTACCATCCAACACCAAAGCATCTTTCGACTCGTTTAGGATTATTTTGCTTGAATAAAAGCGGATTCCACCAGGTGGAACCTACGTTTAGCAATCTGGATGAACTCTGACACAGCAACAGTTTCATAGGCATCTTTGCGGCGAATGAAAAGCGTCGGTGTTTTGCAGAGCTCTTCCGAGATTTTTTGAGATCGCAAGTTATATTGAACCAAAGCTCTCTCAACCACTGAGCGGGGTAAAAGGGAGACCCCGAGGCCGGCGTGAATACATCCAAGGATTCCCTCCAATGTTCCGAATTCCATGATTTTAGCAGGAATAATTCCTTTGAAATGTAACCAATCCTCGAGTTTTCGACGGTAAGAACAACCAACACGAAATACCAGTAAAGTTAGATTTCGCAATTGTTCCGGCCGATCAATTGAGGGGAATTGTCCTCCTGAGATGAGTGCAAGTTCCTCAACCCCAACCTCAATAATATCGAGCTCTGAGTGTTCAACAGGCGCAGCTACAAAAGCTCCATCCAATTCGTACTTTAACACTGAATGGATGAGTTCTTCCGTCGTTCCGGTTTTTAATGTTAAATCGACCTCTGGATAAGACTTATGGTAATCGGTGAGAATAAATGGCAGCCGAATAGCTGTTGTCGTTTCAAGCGATCCGATCCGAAGTGTCCCTCTTGGGATCGAGTTGTCTGCCACGACACGTTCCGCCTCTTGCGTAAGAAAGACAATTTTCTCAGCATAGGACTTTAGTGCCTCACCGGATGTTGTGAGTCGAACCCCTTGCCGCCCACGACGGAAAAGTTCTGTTTTCAGTTCACTTTCGAGCTGCTGGATACGGATACTTATAC
It contains:
- a CDS encoding right-handed parallel beta-helix repeat-containing protein, which gives rise to MKQAEEWIYVSTEGNDRGEGTKERPFATLQRAQMAARPAIKAGKQVRVRVFGGTHYLPDTLRFLPEDSGAEDAPVIYEAVPGEEVVISGGMQLELQWRTYDGGILHAEVPHGLQLDQLFVNGRQMHMARYPNYCEEIRIMNGYAADCIHAERVRRWASPAGGYVHAMHKHLWGDYHYLIKGKDENNQLILEGGWQNNRQMGMHDNYRYVENIFEELDAPGEWFHNEKNGTLYVYPYPGTNLHEALIEGVRLAHLVEFVGSEDAPVRHIQLRGFTFKHAARTFMENKEPLLRSDWTTYRGGAALLRGTEDCTIADCTFEQLGGNAVFVDSYNRNPIIKGCRISNVGASGIAFVGDPEAVRSPLFEFNERQKLQDIDQTPGPKTNHYPAGALVEDCLIYRVGRVEKQSAPVQISMAMDITVRHCSIYEVPRAGINISEGTFGGHVIEHCDVFDTVLETGDHGSFNSWGRDRYWLLEDVDMDQINSDSESEISTLPILDMVRPITLRNNRWRCDYGWDIDLDDGSTWYHIYDNLCLAGGIKLREGFYRICENNIMVNNSFHPHVWFRGSRDIFRHNIVLAEYAPIRVPKPWGQLCDWNLLHEADGLEPKPASQLQEQSGTDVHSLISDALFVDPTTGNYKVRDGSPALGVGFRNFPMDQFGVQKPELKRIARTPRLPELGTMASESGRLPQHTRWGQCKVKNIVGMGEVSAAGLPAETGVLIETMPWGSWQMEQGFQVADVILELNGKKVDTVDDLLGLYNTITSGNSFRVKVFRGQREVEMTGVKLL
- a CDS encoding LysR family transcriptional regulator, whose amino-acid sequence is MDGGMTVDIRDLQIFLAVANEGSITRAAEKLEYVQSSISIRIQQLESELKTELFRRGRQGVRLTTSGEALKSYAEKIVFLTQEAERVVADNSIPRGTLRIGSLETTTAIRLPFILTDYHKSYPEVDLTLKTGTTEELIHSVLKYELDGAFVAAPVEHSELDIIEVGVEELALISGGQFPSIDRPEQLRNLTLLVFRVGCSYRRKLEDWLHFKGIIPAKIMEFGTLEGILGCIHAGLGVSLLPRSVVERALVQYNLRSQKISEELCKTPTLFIRRKDAYETVAVSEFIQIAKRRFHLVESAFIQAK